In one Bacillus sp. PK3_68 genomic region, the following are encoded:
- a CDS encoding nuclease-related domain-containing protein codes for MAQLIKLQDYISRYETDIFHYPAQFARLKKQQWESMRQFWERNRWEDEASLLSDEEPEEETEGRGMVQKLKSFFLREKAEESASIEEEDRSLFDTIEVNSVANLDELRHKFLNQLFNFQLKWASSTVREKSYIDPRYFHDERLKFLLQSLPDSFLVMYEPVLQLKKAPMELDILLLTPTEVWCLTFLEGEEQSVYIGSGERFWLKRKGEEEGRVLNPTLALSRMEAVLKNVFQRQELDFPIRKAIISRNGFVDYPDPPFGLEVVDNRSFLSWIDRMRKMPSPLKTIQLKAAKSVLEFGQTTSVRRPEWDEEEEFLFISDTEEQDD; via the coding sequence ATGGCGCAGTTGATTAAGCTACAGGATTATATTTCTAGATATGAAACAGATATTTTTCATTATCCTGCCCAGTTTGCCCGTCTGAAGAAACAGCAATGGGAAAGCATGAGGCAGTTTTGGGAGAGAAATCGTTGGGAAGACGAGGCAAGCCTTCTTTCTGACGAAGAACCTGAGGAAGAGACGGAAGGAAGGGGGATGGTGCAGAAACTTAAGTCTTTTTTTCTGCGTGAAAAAGCGGAAGAATCAGCCTCAATAGAGGAAGAGGATAGGTCGTTGTTTGATACTATTGAAGTGAACTCGGTAGCGAACCTCGATGAGTTAAGACATAAGTTTCTCAATCAGCTGTTCAACTTTCAACTGAAATGGGCAAGTTCAACAGTGAGAGAAAAATCATATATTGATCCGCGCTATTTTCATGATGAGCGGCTAAAATTTTTGCTGCAAAGCCTGCCGGATAGCTTTCTCGTTATGTATGAGCCTGTTCTCCAATTAAAAAAGGCGCCAATGGAGCTTGATATCCTTTTATTGACACCGACTGAAGTATGGTGTCTAACATTTTTAGAAGGGGAAGAGCAGTCGGTATACATCGGATCGGGAGAACGTTTTTGGCTGAAAAGAAAGGGAGAAGAGGAAGGCAGGGTATTGAATCCTACACTTGCGCTGAGCCGGATGGAAGCAGTGCTGAAGAATGTATTTCAGCGACAAGAGCTTGACTTTCCTATAAGAAAAGCCATTATTTCGCGTAATGGTTTTGTTGATTACCCTGATCCGCCGTTTGGATTGGAGGTAGTAGACAACCGATCATTTCTGTCCTGGATCGACCGAATGAGGAAGATGCCTTCCCCGTTAAAAACCATTCAATTAAAAGCGGCAAAAAGCGTGTTAGAATTTGGACAGACAACGAGTGTCCGCCGTCCGGAGTGGGATGAAGAGGAAGAGTTTTTATTCATAAGCGACACGGAGGAGCAGGACGACTGA
- a CDS encoding phosphotransferase family protein, which produces MEHLLGQDWEITPAGGATGKAYAAKHGGQQLFLKRNSSPFLAVLSVEGIVPKLIWTKRLENGDVITAQHWLKGRELAPIEMGDSRVARLMSKIHSSQPLLSMLEKLGKEPMKPNMILTEIERQLDKETKSDEHVQKALRFLHSRLSEIGHGEYVVCHGDINHNNWLLSDEDQLYLIDWDGALIADPAVDLGMMLYTYIEETYWEEWLAQYGLVYTAHLALRMKWYFLAQTLLSIQWNKETGRLREMKEGFRDLSHILS; this is translated from the coding sequence GTGGAACACTTACTTGGACAAGATTGGGAAATCACTCCAGCCGGCGGAGCAACAGGAAAGGCTTACGCGGCCAAGCATGGAGGGCAGCAATTATTCTTAAAAAGAAATTCTTCTCCTTTTTTGGCAGTTTTGTCGGTTGAAGGGATCGTTCCGAAGCTAATCTGGACAAAGCGACTGGAGAATGGAGACGTCATTACGGCCCAGCATTGGCTGAAAGGACGCGAGCTTGCTCCAATTGAAATGGGAGACAGCAGGGTAGCCAGGCTAATGAGCAAAATTCATTCTTCCCAGCCGTTGTTGTCCATGCTCGAAAAGCTTGGTAAAGAGCCAATGAAGCCGAACATGATCTTAACCGAGATTGAGCGACAGCTTGATAAGGAAACAAAGAGTGATGAGCATGTCCAAAAGGCCCTTCGATTTCTTCATAGCCGCCTTTCTGAAATTGGTCATGGAGAATATGTTGTTTGCCACGGAGATATTAATCATAATAATTGGCTGTTGTCAGATGAAGATCAATTGTATTTAATTGATTGGGATGGAGCGTTGATTGCTGATCCTGCTGTAGATTTGGGGATGATGTTGTATACCTATATTGAAGAAACCTACTGGGAAGAGTGGCTTGCTCAATACGGTCTTGTTTATACTGCTCATCTTGCTTTGCGAATGAAGTGGTATTTTCTAGCTCAGACGCTTTTATCCATTCAATGGAACAAAGAAACGGGCCGCCTTCGGGAGATGAAGGAAGGCTTTCGGGACTTGTCTCATATTCTCTCTTGA
- a CDS encoding M42 family metallopeptidase — protein sequence MNKETMELFKTLTELPGAPGNEHDVRRFMRTQLEMYADEIVQDGLGSIFGVKKGASNDPIVMVAGHMDEVGFMVTQITDNGMIRFQPLGGWWGQVLLAQRVQIMTNNGPVIGIIGSVPPHLLNEEQRKRPMEIKNMLIDIGADDKEDAKKIGIKPGQSILPVSSFTPMANEKKILAKAWDNRYGCGLAIELLKELQDETVPNHLYSGATVQEEVGLRGAQTAAEMINPDIFYALDASPANDASGDKKEFGQLGKGALLRIFDRTMVTHRGMREFILDTAESHNIPYQYFISQGGTDAGRVHTSNKGVPSAVIGICSRYIHTHASIIHVDDYAAAKELLIRLVKASDRATVDSLKAGS from the coding sequence ATGAATAAAGAAACAATGGAACTCTTTAAGACGTTAACGGAACTCCCGGGGGCTCCTGGAAACGAGCATGATGTGCGCCGATTCATGCGTACGCAGTTGGAAATGTATGCCGATGAGATTGTGCAAGATGGCCTTGGAAGTATTTTTGGGGTGAAAAAGGGAGCAAGCAATGACCCCATCGTTATGGTTGCCGGTCATATGGATGAAGTGGGCTTTATGGTAACGCAAATTACAGATAATGGCATGATCCGGTTTCAGCCGCTGGGCGGCTGGTGGGGGCAGGTGCTGCTCGCCCAGCGTGTGCAAATTATGACGAACAACGGTCCCGTTATCGGTATTATTGGCTCAGTACCTCCTCATTTACTTAATGAGGAGCAGCGCAAGAGACCGATGGAAATAAAAAATATGCTTATTGATATTGGGGCGGACGATAAAGAGGATGCAAAGAAGATCGGTATCAAACCAGGCCAGTCCATTTTGCCAGTTTCCTCTTTTACTCCAATGGCTAATGAGAAAAAAATCCTTGCTAAGGCCTGGGATAATCGCTATGGATGCGGACTTGCCATTGAGCTGTTAAAAGAGCTTCAAGATGAAACAGTACCGAATCATCTTTACTCTGGTGCGACTGTACAAGAGGAAGTCGGTCTGCGTGGTGCCCAGACAGCCGCTGAGATGATTAATCCGGACATCTTCTATGCACTAGACGCAAGTCCGGCAAATGATGCATCCGGTGACAAAAAGGAATTTGGCCAGTTAGGAAAAGGTGCTCTCCTCCGTATTTTCGATCGGACAATGGTTACTCACCGAGGGATGAGAGAGTTTATTCTTGATACAGCTGAGAGTCATAATATTCCTTATCAATATTTTATCTCGCAAGGGGGCACAGATGCTGGCCGTGTTCATACGTCCAATAAGGGAGTGCCGAGTGCGGTTATCGGCATCTGTTCGCGCTATATCCATACACATGCCTCCATTATCCATGTGGATGATTACGCAGCAGCGAAGGAATTGCTCATTCGCCTCGTGAAAGCAAGCGACAGAGCAACGGTCGATTCTTTGAAGGCAGGAAGCTGA
- a CDS encoding DUF84 family protein, translating to MKIAIGSSNQAKKLAVEKAVEAANLEADVVTLSVPSGVREQPFSDEETRQGAVNRAMAVLKETKAHMGIGLEGGVMETAEGLFLCNWGALAVKEHPIITAGGARILLPEEVAEPLRGGEELGPVMDQFTAREEIRQHEGAIGVFTNGLVTRDEMFFHVAKLLLGQFLLNNKK from the coding sequence ATGAAAATAGCAATTGGCTCATCCAATCAAGCGAAGAAGCTGGCTGTAGAGAAGGCGGTAGAAGCAGCTAACTTAGAAGCAGACGTTGTTACTTTGTCTGTTCCTTCCGGGGTTAGGGAACAGCCGTTTTCTGATGAAGAAACGAGACAAGGCGCAGTTAATCGGGCGATGGCTGTTCTTAAGGAAACGAAAGCTCATATGGGTATTGGTCTTGAAGGAGGGGTCATGGAAACCGCAGAGGGGCTGTTTTTATGTAATTGGGGAGCTCTTGCTGTTAAGGAGCATCCAATTATTACAGCCGGTGGAGCGAGAATCTTGCTGCCTGAAGAGGTAGCGGAGCCGCTTCGTGGTGGTGAAGAGCTTGGCCCAGTAATGGATCAATTTACGGCTCGTGAAGAGATTCGCCAGCACGAAGGAGCTATTGGTGTTTTTACGAATGGTCTGGTAACGAGGGATGAAATGTTCTTTCACGTAGCAAAATTATTGCTAGGGCAATTTTTGCTAAATAATAAAAAATGA
- a CDS encoding MBL fold metallo-hydrolase gives METLTVGDLTLTWLNGGVTNMDGGAMFGVVPRPLWSRKYASNEKNQVELRTDPIFFQLDGKNILIEAGIGNGRLTEKQIRNYGVDEESRVEECLAELGVTPADIDIVLMTHMHFDHALGLTKLLQGKLVPAFPNAVIYTSETEWEEMRHPNIRSKNTYWKENWEAIEHQVRTYKEQAEPVKGIKMIHTGGHSNGHSIIIIESNGEWLIHMADLMPTHAHQNVLWVLAYDDYPMDSIAAKQKWLPEGMKKNAWFFFYHDAVYRAIKWNEAGEMIAAVKREKAMIGN, from the coding sequence TTGGAAACGTTAACGGTGGGAGATCTTACACTAACTTGGTTAAATGGCGGAGTAACAAATATGGACGGCGGAGCGATGTTTGGTGTTGTACCAAGGCCACTTTGGTCAAGGAAGTATGCCAGCAATGAAAAAAACCAGGTTGAGTTGCGAACGGATCCTATTTTTTTTCAGTTAGATGGGAAAAATATTTTAATTGAAGCAGGGATTGGAAATGGGCGTTTAACAGAAAAGCAAATACGCAATTACGGGGTAGATGAGGAATCAAGAGTGGAAGAATGTCTAGCGGAATTAGGGGTTACACCTGCTGATATCGATATTGTTTTGATGACTCATATGCATTTTGATCATGCCTTAGGGTTAACCAAGCTGTTACAAGGCAAGTTGGTGCCAGCTTTTCCAAACGCTGTTATTTATACGTCTGAAACCGAGTGGGAGGAAATGCGGCACCCGAATATCCGCTCAAAAAATACGTATTGGAAAGAAAACTGGGAAGCGATTGAGCATCAGGTACGAACTTATAAAGAACAGGCTGAGCCGGTAAAGGGAATTAAAATGATCCATACGGGCGGTCACAGCAATGGCCATTCGATTATTATTATTGAAAGCAATGGAGAATGGCTCATTCATATGGCGGACTTAATGCCAACGCATGCTCATCAAAATGTACTGTGGGTATTGGCATATGACGATTATCCAATGGATTCTATTGCTGCGAAGCAGAAATGGCTGCCAGAAGGAATGAAAAAAAACGCCTGGTTTTTCTTTTATCATGATGCTGTCTACCGAGCGATAAAGTGGAATGAAGCGGGAGAAATGATAGCAGCGGTGAAGCGAGAAAAAGCTATGATCGGAAACTAA
- a CDS encoding DUF1444 domain-containing protein, which translates to MDSKKLRRILEERLQKENRSFTFDREKDELRIENKESGKGITVSLPGIVAKWHEKKEQAIDEVVYYAEEALAVMGTEHSLSDQEKNIFPVIRSTSFPKEATEGNPFFIDEHTAETNIYYALDLGKTYRLIDEQLMKKEGWTKERIREMARFNLRSLRTDTKQDKVAGNIFYFLNTNDGYDASRILNDKFLKDMAEKAQGEMTVSVPHGDVLIIGDIRNETGYDVLAQMTMSFFTGGHVPITALSFIYEEGKLEPIFIMAKNRTVEKKDK; encoded by the coding sequence GTGGACTCAAAAAAATTAAGGCGCATTCTTGAAGAACGTCTGCAAAAGGAAAACCGTTCGTTTACATTTGATCGCGAAAAAGATGAGCTGCGAATCGAGAACAAGGAATCAGGAAAAGGAATTACCGTTTCTCTGCCAGGAATTGTAGCCAAATGGCATGAGAAAAAGGAGCAAGCCATCGATGAAGTGGTATATTACGCAGAGGAAGCATTGGCAGTTATGGGAACGGAGCATTCTTTGTCTGATCAGGAAAAAAATATTTTTCCTGTTATCCGCTCTACTTCTTTTCCGAAGGAAGCAACAGAAGGCAACCCGTTTTTTATTGATGAACATACGGCAGAAACAAATATTTATTATGCCCTAGACCTGGGAAAGACTTATCGTTTGATCGACGAACAGCTCATGAAAAAAGAAGGCTGGACGAAAGAACGCATTCGTGAGATGGCACGCTTTAATTTACGATCTTTGCGAACGGACACCAAACAAGATAAGGTCGCCGGCAATATATTTTATTTTCTAAATACAAATGACGGCTATGATGCCAGCCGAATTTTGAATGACAAGTTTTTGAAAGATATGGCTGAAAAGGCACAAGGAGAAATGACAGTATCTGTTCCTCATGGGGATGTACTTATTATAGGAGACATTCGCAATGAAACGGGTTACGATGTACTTGCTCAGATGACCATGAGCTTTTTTACAGGGGGGCATGTACCAATCACTGCACTTTCTTTTATTTATGAAGAGGGAAAATTGGAGCCGATTTTCATTATGGCCAAAAACCGGACAGTTGAAAAAAAAGATAAATAA
- a CDS encoding YhcN/YlaJ family sporulation lipoprotein: MIRFKHATIALLPFVLLFGCNNDNAADERRGVDIENARYNPPNNRSFNEDRNEMNDPNLTLDDNTNNRNDNNVTNNNTNDNNNNNNNGNVNGMAVSDRAENRLEKLKEVRTAKVIVTDQNAYAAVLLSNGKQDQLTNQLEEKVANEVRKADPNVKKVYVSANPDFVQRMQGYGDKIDEGRPITGLFDEFTDTVRRVFPDAH; the protein is encoded by the coding sequence ATGATCAGATTCAAACACGCTACTATTGCTTTATTACCGTTTGTCTTATTGTTCGGATGTAATAACGATAATGCAGCGGATGAACGCCGGGGCGTAGATATTGAAAACGCTCGATATAACCCGCCGAATAACAGAAGTTTTAATGAAGACCGAAACGAGATGAACGATCCGAACCTTACCCTTGATGATAATACTAACAATCGTAACGATAACAACGTGACAAATAACAACACCAACGACAATAATAATAATAATAATAACGGAAACGTTAACGGAATGGCAGTATCGGACCGAGCAGAAAATCGATTAGAAAAGTTAAAGGAAGTACGTACGGCAAAAGTAATCGTGACAGATCAAAATGCCTATGCTGCCGTTTTGCTCAGCAACGGCAAGCAGGACCAGCTCACTAATCAGCTTGAGGAAAAAGTAGCTAATGAAGTAAGAAAAGCTGATCCTAACGTAAAAAAAGTGTATGTGTCAGCTAACCCTGATTTTGTTCAACGGATGCAAGGATACGGTGACAAAATTGATGAAGGTCGTCCAATAACAGGTTTATTTGATGAATTTACAGACACGGTGCGTAGAGTATTTCCAGACGCCCATTAA
- a CDS encoding DNA translocase FtsK, which yields MSFFKRIMGLFREEIDEEFEQPVELPKYEETPSQRADELPVPPVFHERPQETQEMKTKIAYRYPSRELYPSRKEKVQQRPRRERRLQLEKQNFSDNRREQEYTYHQEEPAPSKQPVKASTTYRPSPGPFKPTEIPSPVYGFHKRPVSKNETVTKREEREELPAAIDEERVDVQQVVIDKKEEIAFKPTDSVQTEEPSSKLPKEEPGLLFKREEMKKDIDRKPEGKEELPAAIDEERVDVQQVVIDKKEEIAFKPTDSVQTEEPSSKLPKEEPGLLFKREEMKKDIDRKPEGKEELPAAIDEERVDVQQVVIDKKEEIAFKPTDSVQAEEPSPKLPKEEPLLLFKPEEKKKAFDIEAVSSFAVKEEVTVMSVEPLYEEEASVLLKEESDLELVMEEKPAPPENPDGKLPAEKNFSRAEERSRKRRQTPFNVIMSKQDRELWKKRVEEPQVLVEKPVEEPANDFDNSVQPYEKEPEGTLLPSVAVEESVEGAMDNEEPDYYVFPYETYLSPPIIKEVSGDFVESQSEVLNETFKNFNVKASVVNVTVGPSVTRFEVEPERGVKVSKITNLTDDIKRSLAARNIRIEAPIPGTQVIGIEVPNKESRPVQISEIISSPAFKESSSPLTSALGLDISGEPVVLDLKKMPHGLIAGATGSGKSVCINSILVSLLYKAAPHELKLMLIDPKMVELAPYNGIPHLVSPVITDVKAATAALKWAVEEMERRYELFVHSGVRDITKYNEKAAEHGRKSEHLPYIVIIIDELADLMMMSPADVEEAICRIAQKARACGIHLIVATQRPSVDVITGLIKANIPTRIAFSVSSQVDSRTIIDAGGAEKLLGRGDMLFLNNGASETVRLQGTFVSDDEIDTIVAHVQKEQEPNYLFEQEELLQKAAISETEDELFPEACEFVVQQGGASTSLLQRHFKIGYNRAARLIEMMETQGFVSGQRAGRPREVLLTEEELQALHESNAN from the coding sequence ATGAGTTTTTTCAAAAGAATAATGGGATTATTTCGTGAAGAAATAGATGAAGAATTTGAACAGCCGGTTGAGCTGCCTAAATATGAGGAGACGCCTTCACAACGAGCCGATGAGCTGCCGGTCCCTCCTGTTTTTCATGAACGTCCTCAAGAAACACAAGAGATGAAAACCAAAATAGCTTACCGCTATCCTTCCAGAGAGTTGTATCCTTCCAGAAAGGAGAAGGTACAACAGCGGCCGCGACGAGAGAGGCGATTGCAATTAGAAAAACAGAATTTCTCAGATAATAGGCGGGAGCAGGAATATACTTATCATCAAGAAGAGCCCGCTCCTTCCAAGCAGCCTGTCAAGGCATCTACGACGTACCGTCCGTCTCCCGGTCCTTTCAAACCAACAGAAATCCCTTCTCCCGTATACGGGTTTCATAAACGGCCTGTAAGTAAAAATGAAACAGTGACAAAGCGGGAGGAAAGAGAAGAATTGCCAGCTGCGATTGACGAGGAACGGGTGGATGTACAACAGGTCGTGATTGATAAGAAAGAAGAGATAGCATTCAAGCCGACTGATTCTGTTCAAACAGAAGAGCCCTCGTCGAAATTACCGAAAGAAGAACCCGGGCTTTTATTTAAACGCGAAGAAATGAAAAAAGATATTGATAGGAAGCCAGAGGGAAAAGAAGAATTGCCAGCTGCGATTGACGAGGAACGGGTGGATGTACAACAGGTCGTGATTGATAAGAAAGAAGAGATAGCATTCAAGCCGACTGATTCTGTTCAAACAGAAGAGCCCTCGTCGAAATTACCGAAAGAAGAACCCGGGCTTTTATTTAAACGCGAAGAAATGAAAAAAGATATTGATAGGAAGCCAGAGGGAAAAGAAGAATTGCCAGCTGCGATTGATGAGGAACGGGTGGATGTACAACAGGTCGTGATTGATAAGAAAGAAGAGATAGCATTCAAGCCGACTGATTCTGTTCAAGCAGAAGAGCCCTCGCCGAAATTACCGAAAGAAGAACCACTGCTCTTATTTAAACCTGAGGAAAAGAAAAAAGCATTTGATATAGAAGCGGTATCCTCCTTCGCCGTGAAAGAGGAAGTCACTGTCATGTCAGTAGAGCCTCTGTATGAAGAAGAAGCTTCTGTTTTATTAAAGGAAGAGTCTGATCTCGAGTTGGTCATGGAGGAAAAGCCAGCCCCTCCGGAAAATCCGGATGGAAAGCTGCCAGCGGAAAAAAACTTTTCCCGAGCGGAAGAAAGAAGCCGCAAAAGAAGGCAAACACCGTTCAATGTTATTATGTCAAAGCAGGATCGTGAATTATGGAAAAAACGCGTAGAAGAGCCACAGGTGTTGGTTGAGAAACCCGTAGAAGAGCCAGCTAATGACTTTGATAACTCTGTTCAGCCTTATGAAAAGGAACCAGAAGGCACCCTGCTGCCGTCTGTCGCTGTGGAGGAAAGTGTAGAAGGGGCTATGGACAATGAGGAACCTGATTATTACGTCTTTCCTTATGAAACGTATTTATCCCCGCCTATTATAAAAGAAGTAAGCGGAGATTTCGTAGAGAGTCAAAGTGAAGTTCTAAATGAAACATTTAAAAACTTCAATGTAAAAGCTTCAGTAGTCAACGTGACTGTCGGTCCTTCTGTTACGAGGTTTGAAGTCGAGCCGGAGCGGGGCGTAAAGGTAAGTAAAATTACCAATTTAACAGATGATATTAAACGGAGCCTTGCTGCGCGTAACATCCGAATTGAGGCACCTATTCCGGGGACACAGGTAATTGGAATTGAAGTGCCGAATAAGGAAAGTCGTCCAGTTCAAATTAGCGAAATTATTTCCAGTCCGGCGTTTAAAGAGAGTTCTTCTCCACTCACTTCAGCTCTTGGTCTTGATATTTCCGGGGAACCGGTCGTGTTGGACTTGAAAAAAATGCCCCACGGTTTAATTGCCGGAGCGACGGGATCGGGGAAAAGTGTCTGTATCAACTCGATTCTTGTCAGCCTTTTATACAAAGCAGCTCCGCACGAACTTAAGTTAATGCTTATTGATCCAAAGATGGTAGAATTGGCCCCTTATAATGGCATTCCTCACTTAGTGAGCCCTGTCATTACCGATGTAAAAGCAGCTACGGCTGCTTTGAAATGGGCAGTGGAGGAAATGGAACGGCGATATGAATTGTTTGTTCATTCGGGTGTCCGTGACATTACCAAATATAATGAGAAAGCAGCAGAGCATGGCAGGAAAAGTGAACATTTGCCGTATATCGTTATTATTATTGACGAGTTAGCTGATTTGATGATGATGTCACCAGCAGATGTAGAGGAAGCCATTTGCCGGATTGCTCAGAAAGCTCGTGCGTGTGGCATTCATTTAATTGTAGCGACGCAGCGTCCTTCCGTTGATGTTATTACCGGATTGATCAAAGCGAATATTCCAACAAGGATTGCTTTTTCTGTGTCCTCTCAAGTAGATTCGCGTACAATTATCGACGCAGGCGGTGCAGAAAAACTGCTTGGCCGCGGTGATATGCTTTTCTTAAATAATGGGGCATCGGAGACGGTTCGCTTACAGGGAACGTTTGTATCCGACGATGAAATTGATACGATTGTGGCGCACGTACAAAAGGAACAGGAACCCAATTATTTGTTTGAGCAAGAAGAGCTTTTGCAGAAAGCGGCCATTTCAGAAACAGAGGATGAACTTTTTCCGGAAGCATGCGAGTTTGTTGTTCAACAAGGAGGAGCTTCAACTTCGCTTCTGCAAAGACATTTCAAAATTGGCTATAATCGGGCTGCTCGGTTGATTGAGATGATGGAAACCCAAGGGTTTGTTTCCGGGCAGCGGGCCGGAAGACCACGGGAAGTTCTTTTAACAGAAGAAGAGCTGCAGGCTCTTCATGAGTCGAACGCCAACTGA
- the trmB gene encoding tRNA (guanosine(46)-N7)-methyltransferase TrmB produces MRLRHKPWAREKIEAYPQYIVPTPENHRGNWKSVFNNDHPIYIEVGTGKGQFVTEMAKAHPDVNFIGIELYESVIVTALDRLIEAELPNLKLLNADARNLAQYFAKGDVSRVYLNFSDPWPKKRHEKRRLTYRTFLKLYEDIMPDGGEIHFKTDNQSLFEYSLKSFSAYGMLLTFLSLDLHKSDFEGNIMTEYEEKFSKKGQRIYRVEAKYR; encoded by the coding sequence ATGCGATTAAGACATAAACCATGGGCCAGAGAAAAAATCGAGGCCTATCCACAATACATTGTTCCAACTCCAGAGAATCATCGAGGCAATTGGAAAAGCGTATTTAATAACGATCATCCTATATATATTGAAGTAGGGACGGGCAAGGGCCAGTTTGTTACAGAAATGGCAAAAGCTCATCCAGATGTAAACTTCATTGGTATCGAACTATATGAAAGCGTGATTGTAACGGCGCTGGATCGTCTGATCGAAGCAGAACTCCCGAACCTAAAGCTATTGAATGCTGACGCTAGAAATCTCGCCCAATATTTTGCAAAAGGAGATGTCAGTCGAGTATATTTGAATTTTTCTGATCCATGGCCGAAAAAACGCCATGAAAAACGAAGACTGACGTACCGAACATTTTTAAAGCTATATGAGGATATCATGCCGGACGGCGGCGAAATTCACTTTAAAACAGATAATCAAAGTTTGTTCGAATATTCCTTGAAGAGTTTTTCTGCCTATGGGATGCTGTTGACATTCTTAAGTCTAGATCTTCATAAAAGTGATTTCGAAGGCAATATTATGACGGAATATGAGGAGAAATTCTCCAAAAAAGGCCAGCGTATTTATCGGGTTGAAGCAAAATATCGCTGA
- a CDS encoding thioredoxin family protein, with amino-acid sequence MKKLASMEEFQQLKESGKHIFLFSADWCPDCRVIEPVLPEIEAKYSEYQFVYVDRDDFLDLCINMDIFGIPSFVAFDSGKELGRFVSKDRKTKEEIEQFIEGL; translated from the coding sequence GTGAAGAAATTAGCATCAATGGAAGAATTTCAACAGTTGAAGGAATCAGGAAAGCATATTTTTTTATTTTCAGCTGATTGGTGTCCGGATTGCCGGGTAATTGAACCTGTGCTGCCGGAAATCGAAGCAAAATACAGCGAATATCAATTTGTATATGTAGATCGTGATGATTTTCTTGATTTATGCATCAATATGGACATTTTTGGAATACCGAGCTTCGTTGCTTTTGATAGCGGCAAAGAGCTTGGCCGTTTCGTAAGCAAGGACCGAAAAACGAAGGAAGAAATTGAACAGTTTATCGAAGGATTATAA
- the thpR gene encoding RNA 2',3'-cyclic phosphodiesterase — protein MSHNHYFFALPLPTELKETLHKQIQEKQLPFSRFVHEQDLHLTLAFLGAAEEKQLETALSLVTSSVQDIEAFPLIIDSLGFFGKKTDPRIFWAGVKQESRLNELQSAVTAACREAGFKLDSRPFSPHITVARKWKGESPFQLPQLQLNKKFLAETVVLYETYLDRSPKYKEKQIIQLHTGEGKD, from the coding sequence ATGAGCCATAATCATTATTTTTTCGCCCTTCCTTTGCCGACTGAGCTAAAAGAAACGCTTCACAAACAAATTCAAGAAAAGCAGCTTCCATTCTCCCGCTTCGTTCACGAGCAAGATTTGCATCTTACATTGGCTTTTCTAGGAGCAGCAGAAGAAAAGCAGCTTGAAACAGCTCTTTCGCTCGTTACTTCCTCTGTGCAGGATATTGAAGCTTTTCCGCTCATCATTGATTCACTAGGCTTTTTCGGTAAAAAGACAGATCCGCGCATTTTCTGGGCGGGAGTTAAACAGGAAAGTCGTCTAAATGAATTGCAGTCCGCTGTTACCGCTGCATGCCGTGAAGCTGGGTTTAAATTAGACAGCCGGCCGTTCAGCCCACATATTACCGTCGCTAGAAAATGGAAAGGAGAATCTCCATTCCAATTGCCACAATTACAGCTAAATAAAAAATTTTTAGCGGAAACGGTCGTTTTATACGAAACTTATTTGGACAGGAGTCCGAAATATAAAGAGAAGCAAATAATCCAATTACATACAGGTGAGGGAAAGGACTAA
- a CDS encoding PepSY domain-containing protein, which produces MSMNWGTFILGAAAGAASAVFVQQSLTKTTYVSAEKALKEVKEAFKSEGAIDGSWIKMKPEPLKKVGMDKMVYKGGISRTIGQEREQFEFIADSRTGAIMDVYRTY; this is translated from the coding sequence ATGAGTATGAATTGGGGAACTTTTATTTTGGGAGCAGCTGCTGGAGCAGCCAGTGCTGTATTTGTACAGCAAAGCTTAACGAAGACTACATATGTCTCAGCGGAAAAAGCATTGAAAGAAGTCAAGGAAGCATTTAAATCAGAGGGCGCTATTGACGGTTCTTGGATCAAAATGAAACCGGAACCATTGAAGAAAGTGGGCATGGACAAAATGGTTTATAAAGGCGGGATTTCCCGTACCATTGGTCAGGAGAGAGAACAATTCGAGTTTATCGCTGACTCTAGAACAGGCGCCATTATGGATGTATACAGAACCTATTAA